The Lewinellaceae bacterium DNA window ATCCAAGCATCAATGATTTTGTCCATGGATATGAATTTCAGGACATAGAACCATTTACCCTGGTGGTCTGGGATGGGGTAGAGCTAGCTGAGATTCGCTGGGATGTTCACAATTGCCTTCATTTTAAACAGTTGGATGCTTCTATGCCGGCAATCTGGTCCTCAAGCACACTATATCCACTGCCGGTACGGAATCAACGGCTAGCCTTATTTAACCAGTGGCTGTCCACTCATAGCAACTATGAACCAGCAGAGGTAAGGGCACTGCACACCTTTGGCCGGGTAGGCGACCCCACAAATGACCTGGTTATGGATCGCGATGGCGTGGTGCGTACTGTCAGTATAACCCAGGTGATTCTCCAAAAGGATACAACCAGCATGCATTACGAAGAATTGATCCAGAATGCTGAGGAAGAGATATCACTGCCTTTAACAGCCCTTCAACATCAATGATTGGCAGGATGGTATCAGATGTTTAAACCACCACAGACACTAAGTACCTGACCGGTAATGTAGGAAGAGTCATCGGACGCCAGAAATAGTGCCAGTTTGGCCACATCCTCGACCTTGCCCAGGCGATTCAGCGGTATGTTTTGCAGGTATTGTTTCATGGTTTCTTCGGAAAGTTCTCCCGTCATTTCGGTTTCGATAAATCCCGGAGCGATAGCATTGCAACGGATATTTCGGGATCCCAGTTCCTTGGCAATTGATTTCGTAAATCCGATGAGCCCGGCTTTGGACGCAGCATAGTTTGCCTGACCCGCATTTCCGAAAACACCCACTACAGAGGACATATTGATGATCGACCCGCTCCGGGCTTTCATCATCGGCCGCAGCACCTGTTTCGTGAGGTTGAATGCGGACTTCAGGTTGGTGTGGATGACCTCGTCCCATTGTTCTTCGCTCATACGCAACATGAGGGTGTCCCGGGTTATGCCGGCATTATTGATCAGTACATCAATAGTTCCAAAATCCTCCAGTACCTGCTTAACCAGTGCTTCCGCCTGGGTATAATCGGCTGCATCCGATGCATAGCCCTTAATGGTGACGCCGGAATCCTTCATGGCTCCGATGAGTTCGTCGGATGCCTGGTGGCTGGACCGGTACGTGAAGGCAACATGAGAACCTGCAGAGACAAATGCCTCTACAAGGCCTTTCCCTATGCCCCTGGTACCTCCGGTGATGAGTGTGACTTTCCCATTCATGTTATCAAAGATTTAATCATGCTGCCACAAAGTAATGGGTATTTCATCGTACTACCAAACCAGTGCCGACCAAGGTTGGTTTACCCAATCCATTTGCTCAGCATCCTGGCTAGAAATGATGCGCATGAAACCAATATGTCATTCTATTACACGGTCACATCGTGGTCTGACTTAAAAGTCATATTGCATTATTTACGTTATTTTTAGGGGAAATCCTCTGTAATGATTGCACTTCCAGTCTGGTCAGGTCCGATAACTCCCGGCATGCTTTCCATTTTGCCAATTCTATACGTAGCATGGTCCGACACGGTTCTCAGCCCTTCCGAGATGAGTTTGATCCATGACCGCATCAGCCGGATGCCCCATCTCACACCCGCAGAAAAGAAAGCATTAATCCAATGGGCTGACCCTGCGAATCCTCCCGGAGAGGAGATTTTCCGGGATTGGATAAAAGCCATGCAGGAGGCCTCTGGTAAATTAACCGGTAAGAAGCGATTGTCACTAGCAAAACTGGGCGTTGAAATGGCAGAGGCTGCAGCCAGAAAAGGAATGGATCCGGTCCATCTGCATCAGGTTTTGGATTCACTGCAGGAAATGGAGACGGCATTGGGGGTAACCAATCCAGAGAGCTACCGGCTTCTCGCTGGACGACTTAGTAACTACGGATCACTGGAGACGGAAGAACAACCTTCCTTCAGTGTCAAAGCGATGACTGCAGTACTCGATGACGATTATGCTTTAGAGCGTCAGCGACTGCGACGGTTGCTTGAGGACCCGGCTTTCAAATACCGCTATACCCGGGATAAAGACCGCCATCGCGAGCAGGTATTGTCCTGGTGCAAGATGCTGGCTCAACAGGGATATGGAGCTATTTCTTACCCGGAAGCATACGGTGGCCGGAATGATATGGGCAGGTATGCTGCAATCTTCGAAACATTGGCTCACCACGACTTGAGCCTGGTGGTCAAATTTGGTGTACAGTTCGGTCTGTTTGGAGGGGCCATTCTCCACCTGGGGACGAAGATGCACCACGATGCTTATTTACGGGATGCCGGAACACTTACCCTGCCGGGGTGTTTTGCGATGACTGAAACGGGTCATG harbors:
- a CDS encoding NRDE family protein, yielding MCTVTYLPYNGGFVITSNRDEAPDRSPHELSRVRLEEEVIVFPKDVKAGGTWIAASQSGKVLCLLNGAFEKHHHRPPYRLSRGQMALQFFDYPSINDFVHGYEFQDIEPFTLVVWDGVELAEIRWDVHNCLHFKQLDASMPAIWSSSTLYPLPVRNQRLALFNQWLSTHSNYEPAEVRALHTFGRVGDPTNDLVMDRDGVVRTVSITQVILQKDTTSMHYEELIQNAEEEISLPLTALQHQ
- the fabG gene encoding 3-oxoacyl-[acyl-carrier-protein] reductase, giving the protein MNGKVTLITGGTRGIGKGLVEAFVSAGSHVAFTYRSSHQASDELIGAMKDSGVTIKGYASDAADYTQAEALVKQVLEDFGTIDVLINNAGITRDTLMLRMSEEQWDEVIHTNLKSAFNLTKQVLRPMMKARSGSIINMSSVVGVFGNAGQANYAASKAGLIGFTKSIAKELGSRNIRCNAIAPGFIETEMTGELSEETMKQYLQNIPLNRLGKVEDVAKLALFLASDDSSYITGQVLSVCGGLNI